From the Amycolatopsis thermoflava N1165 genome, one window contains:
- a CDS encoding FAD-dependent oxidoreductase codes for MRSDCEVLVVGGGCGGVAAALSAAMLGRRVVLTETTGRLGGQLTTQAVPPDENAWVETFGATQSYRLMRSRVRDRYRADPRLSAEARAVRELNPGEGWVSALCAEPVVVGEVLDELLAPLVRAGNLEIRYHHTPVGTVTMGDRVDAVEFASPEGAVSLSASYVIDATEEGDVLPLAGCEHVLGSESADETGEPHALDGPADPFDQQALTWCAALEWDPDGSHVVPRPDDYDFWRGYRAPFWPGPQLGWTTQEPETGEPLSRPLFGEGQDLWRFRRIRSGRLWEPPRPDVTLVNWPQIDYWLAPVTGVAPEERAARLAQARSLTLSFVHWLQTEAGYPGLRLTGEPLGTADGLALAPYVRESRRIRAEFTVLEQHVGVAARAGIGQAEQFADSVGIGCYRIDLHPSTGGRGYLDIACHPFQIPLGALLPVRVENLLAGGKCLGVTHVTNGCYRLHPVEWNTGEAAGALAAFALENGVPPRAVRARPGLLADFQARLAKLGVPLEWPEGVRGVVR; via the coding sequence ATGCGTTCCGACTGCGAGGTGCTGGTCGTCGGCGGCGGTTGCGGCGGGGTGGCCGCGGCCCTCTCGGCGGCGATGCTCGGCAGGCGGGTGGTGCTGACCGAGACGACCGGGCGGCTCGGCGGCCAGTTGACCACACAGGCGGTGCCGCCCGACGAGAACGCGTGGGTGGAAACGTTCGGGGCCACCCAGTCGTACCGGCTGATGCGGTCCCGGGTGCGTGACCGGTACCGGGCGGACCCCCGGCTCAGCGCCGAGGCACGCGCGGTGCGGGAGCTGAACCCGGGCGAGGGCTGGGTGAGCGCGTTGTGCGCCGAGCCGGTGGTCGTGGGCGAGGTGCTGGACGAGCTGCTCGCGCCGCTGGTGCGGGCGGGGAACCTGGAGATCCGGTACCACCACACGCCGGTCGGCACCGTGACGATGGGCGACCGGGTGGACGCGGTGGAGTTCGCGTCACCGGAGGGTGCGGTGTCGCTGAGCGCGTCGTACGTGATCGACGCGACCGAAGAGGGCGACGTCCTGCCGCTGGCGGGGTGTGAGCACGTGCTCGGCTCGGAGAGCGCGGACGAGACGGGCGAGCCGCACGCGCTGGACGGGCCGGCCGACCCGTTCGACCAGCAGGCGCTCACCTGGTGCGCCGCGCTGGAGTGGGACCCGGACGGTTCGCACGTCGTGCCGCGCCCCGATGACTACGACTTCTGGCGTGGTTACCGGGCGCCGTTCTGGCCGGGCCCCCAGCTGGGGTGGACCACGCAGGAGCCGGAGACGGGCGAGCCGTTGAGCCGTCCGTTGTTCGGCGAGGGACAGGACCTGTGGCGCTTCCGGCGGATCCGGAGTGGACGGTTGTGGGAACCGCCGCGGCCGGACGTGACGCTGGTGAACTGGCCGCAGATCGACTACTGGCTGGCGCCGGTGACCGGAGTGGCGCCGGAGGAGCGGGCGGCGCGGCTGGCGCAGGCGCGGTCGCTGACCTTGTCTTTCGTGCACTGGCTGCAGACCGAGGCGGGGTACCCCGGTCTGCGTCTCACCGGGGAGCCGCTGGGGACCGCGGATGGGTTGGCGCTCGCGCCCTATGTGCGGGAGAGCCGCCGGATCCGGGCCGAGTTCACCGTGCTGGAGCAGCACGTCGGGGTGGCGGCGCGCGCCGGGATCGGGCAGGCCGAGCAGTTCGCCGACAGCGTGGGGATCGGTTGCTACCGGATCGATCTGCACCCGAGCACCGGGGGCCGCGGGTACCTCGACATCGCCTGCCACCCGTTCCAGATCCCGCTCGGCGCGCTGCTGCCGGTGCGGGTGGAAAACCTGCTGGCGGGCGGAAAGTGCCTCGGGGTGACGCACGTGACGAACGGTTGCTACCGGCTGCACCCGGTGGAGTGGAACACCGGCGAGGCGGCCGGAGCGCTGGCGGCGTTCGCGCTGGAGAACGGGGTGCCCCCGCGGGCGGTGCGCGCGCGACCCGGTCTGCTGGCGGACTTCCAGGCCCGCCTGGCGAAGCTCGGAGTGCCGCTGGAGTGGCCGGAAGGGGTGCGCGGCGTGGTGCGGTGA
- a CDS encoding TetR/AcrR family transcriptional regulator: protein MSPHRSDALRNRETILRVADEAFAEGVDVVPLEEIARRARLGRATVYRHFPDRRALGLAVAAQQLRALRRMVKQQEAAPRPFRELLAMVLAMQVSRRPLVRLFRELPVRYQQQKANALITILTPAFRRAQTDGQLRADVRPTDLLLVFEMVEAAVTAGSAAVHQDDAVRRVVDVVLDGFFAVAPAR, encoded by the coding sequence TTGAGCCCGCACCGCAGCGACGCCCTGCGCAACCGCGAGACGATCCTGCGCGTGGCCGACGAGGCGTTCGCGGAGGGCGTGGACGTCGTCCCGCTCGAGGAGATCGCCCGCCGGGCGCGCCTCGGCCGCGCGACGGTCTACCGGCATTTCCCCGACCGCCGTGCGCTCGGCTTGGCTGTGGCGGCGCAGCAACTGCGGGCGCTGCGGAGGATGGTGAAGCAGCAGGAGGCCGCGCCCCGCCCGTTCCGCGAACTGCTGGCGATGGTGCTGGCCATGCAGGTCTCCCGGCGCCCGCTGGTCCGCCTGTTCCGGGAGCTGCCGGTGCGCTACCAGCAGCAGAAGGCGAACGCGCTGATCACGATCCTTACCCCGGCTTTCCGCCGTGCGCAGACCGATGGGCAGTTGCGCGCGGATGTTCGGCCGACGGATCTGTTGCTGGTGTTCGAAATGGTGGAAGCGGCGGTCACGGCGGGATCGGCCGCGGTGCACCAGGACGACGCCGTGCGGCGGGTGGTGGATGTCGTGCTGGACGGGTTCTTCGCGGTGGCGCCGGCGCGCTGA
- a CDS encoding GMC oxidoreductase, giving the protein MPALSRRTVFKGAAAATGLTLLPGAASASRVPVTREEHRVVVIGSGFGGGVTALRLAQAGVPVHVLERGIRWPTGPNAETFPHPTAPDKRIFWLGSEPNLFGLVSFPFERYTGLLERVPGNGMDIMCAAGVGGGSLIYQGMTLQPTEEVFNANFPEQLDYARMDQVYYRRVASMLRIATAPDELIASPTYAAARVFARNARAAGHSVEKIPMPIDWSYALRELRGEMKPSYTNGDCAFGVNNGGKHSVDVTYLAAAEATGRCTVAPLHNVTDVAMAPDGRWLIHVDRINTGGVVLEKKVLTASALVMAAGTANTTKLLMRAGATGGIPDLPDGLGTNWGSNGDQIYTWTSLADDFGSPQGGPVIYGSKEWDDPALANTVIQASLPPLPNLRTTMLVGYGVSAGRGHFVYDPAKDDAVLQWPGDADAKVAQRIHERITDIGGAAAVKLNTTTLVPSTWHPLGGASMGTVCDLAGRVLGHRGLYVLDGALMPGNTAACNPSMTIAAVAERALDEIVAQDAGTVF; this is encoded by the coding sequence ATGCCCGCTCTGAGCCGCCGCACCGTGTTCAAGGGGGCGGCCGCCGCCACGGGCCTGACCCTCCTGCCGGGCGCCGCGTCCGCGAGCCGGGTGCCGGTCACCCGCGAGGAGCACCGGGTCGTGGTCATCGGCTCCGGCTTCGGCGGGGGCGTGACCGCCCTGCGGCTCGCGCAGGCCGGGGTGCCCGTGCACGTCCTCGAACGCGGCATCCGCTGGCCCACCGGCCCCAACGCCGAGACCTTCCCCCACCCCACCGCGCCGGACAAGCGGATCTTCTGGCTCGGCTCCGAGCCCAACCTGTTCGGGCTCGTGTCGTTCCCTTTCGAGCGCTACACCGGACTGCTGGAACGCGTGCCGGGCAACGGCATGGACATCATGTGCGCGGCCGGTGTCGGTGGCGGATCGCTGATCTACCAGGGCATGACGCTCCAGCCGACCGAGGAGGTGTTCAACGCCAACTTCCCCGAACAGCTCGACTACGCGCGGATGGACCAGGTGTACTACCGGCGCGTGGCGAGCATGCTGCGCATCGCCACCGCGCCCGACGAACTGATCGCCAGCCCGACCTACGCGGCGGCGCGCGTCTTCGCCCGCAACGCCCGCGCCGCCGGCCACTCGGTCGAGAAGATCCCGATGCCGATCGACTGGAGCTACGCCCTGCGCGAGCTGAGGGGCGAGATGAAACCGTCCTACACCAACGGCGACTGCGCGTTCGGCGTCAACAACGGTGGCAAGCACTCGGTCGACGTCACCTACCTCGCGGCCGCCGAAGCCACCGGCCGCTGCACCGTCGCGCCCCTGCACAACGTCACCGATGTGGCGATGGCGCCCGACGGGCGCTGGCTGATCCACGTGGACCGCATCAACACCGGCGGCGTCGTGCTCGAAAAGAAGGTCCTCACCGCGAGCGCCCTCGTGATGGCGGCCGGCACGGCGAACACCACGAAGCTGCTGATGCGGGCCGGCGCCACCGGCGGGATCCCCGACCTGCCGGACGGCCTCGGCACGAACTGGGGTTCCAACGGCGACCAGATCTACACGTGGACCAGCCTCGCCGACGACTTCGGCTCCCCACAGGGCGGCCCGGTCATCTACGGCAGCAAGGAGTGGGACGACCCGGCGCTGGCCAACACGGTCATCCAGGCGTCCCTCCCGCCGCTGCCGAACCTGCGCACCACGATGCTCGTCGGCTACGGCGTGAGCGCGGGGCGCGGCCATTTCGTCTACGACCCGGCCAAGGACGACGCGGTGTTGCAGTGGCCAGGTGACGCGGACGCCAAGGTGGCGCAGCGCATCCACGAGCGGATCACCGACATCGGCGGAGCCGCCGCCGTCAAGCTCAACACCACGACGCTCGTGCCGAGCACGTGGCACCCGCTCGGTGGCGCGTCCATGGGCACGGTCTGCGACCTCGCCGGCCGCGTCCTCGGCCACCGCGGGCTCTACGTGCTCGACGGCGCCCTCATGCCGGGCAACACCGCCGCGTGCAACCCGTCCATGACCATCGCCGCCGTCGCCGAACGAGCCCTGGACGAAATCGTCGCCCAGGACGCAGGCACTGTCTTCTGA
- a CDS encoding GMC oxidoreductase gives MSSEETNEASRRPARRGNARPRRAHGHAAVKLNTTTLVPSTWHPLGGASMGTVCDLAGRVLGHRGLYVLDGALMPGNTAACNPSMTIAAVAERALDEIVAQDAGTVF, from the coding sequence CTGTCTTCTGAGGAGACCAATGAAGCGTCCCGCCGCCCTGCCCGCCGCGGCAATGCTCGCCCGCGGCGTGCCCATGGACACGCCGCCGTCAAGCTCAACACCACGACGCTCGTGCCGAGCACGTGGCACCCGCTCGGTGGCGCGTCCATGGGCACGGTCTGCGACCTCGCCGGCCGCGTCCTCGGCCACCGCGGGCTCTACGTGCTCGACGGCGCCCTCATGCCGGGCAACACCGCCGCGTGCAACCCGTCCATGACCATCGCCGCCGTCGCCGAACGAGCCCTGGACGAAATCGTCGCCCAGGACGCAGGCACTGTCTTCTGA
- a CDS encoding cytochrome P450, whose product MEQDELASLPTARPAGCPFDPPAELGEIRAHRPLVRMSYPDGHRGWLVTGHAQARAVLGDSRFTSRYELMHYPLPGLDGDIPPAPVGDLTGIDAPEHTRYRKLLAGKFTVRRMRQLTERVEEVAAEHLDAMAKHGPSVDLVQAYARPVPAVLICELLGVPYSDREFFHTQVTALMTPQSTPDEQFAAYGALQDYLRDLVRAKRAEPTDDVLGDLTTSDLTDEELSGIGTFLLGAGLDTTANMIALGAFALLRHPDQLAALRDDPALADSAVEELLRYLTIAHTGVRAALEDVELDGQVIRAGESVTIAANAANRDPERFPDPDTLDLRRHAAGHLAFGHGIHQCLGQQLARVEMRVAIPALFARFPTLRLAVPADEVPLRHDMSIYGVHRLPVTWD is encoded by the coding sequence ATGGAACAAGACGAACTGGCCTCGCTGCCCACCGCCCGTCCCGCCGGCTGCCCCTTCGACCCGCCCGCCGAGCTGGGCGAGATCCGGGCACATCGGCCCCTCGTGCGTATGTCCTACCCGGACGGGCACCGCGGCTGGCTGGTCACCGGTCACGCCCAGGCCCGCGCCGTGCTCGGCGACTCGCGGTTCACCTCGCGGTACGAGCTCATGCACTACCCGCTCCCCGGCCTGGACGGCGACATCCCGCCGGCCCCGGTCGGCGACCTCACCGGCATCGACGCGCCCGAGCACACCCGCTACCGCAAGCTGCTCGCCGGGAAGTTCACCGTCCGCCGGATGCGTCAGCTCACCGAGCGGGTCGAGGAAGTCGCCGCCGAGCACCTGGACGCGATGGCGAAGCACGGCCCCTCGGTGGACCTGGTGCAGGCCTACGCGCGCCCGGTGCCCGCGGTGCTGATCTGCGAGCTGCTCGGCGTGCCGTACTCCGACCGCGAGTTCTTCCACACCCAGGTGACGGCGCTGATGACCCCGCAGAGCACGCCGGACGAGCAGTTCGCCGCGTACGGCGCGCTGCAGGACTACCTGCGCGACCTGGTGCGCGCCAAACGCGCCGAGCCCACCGACGACGTGCTCGGCGACCTCACCACGAGCGACCTGACCGACGAGGAACTGTCCGGCATCGGCACGTTCCTGCTGGGGGCAGGCCTGGACACCACCGCCAACATGATCGCGCTGGGCGCCTTCGCCCTGCTGCGCCACCCGGACCAGCTCGCCGCGCTCCGCGACGACCCGGCCCTCGCGGACAGCGCGGTCGAAGAGCTGCTCCGCTACCTGACCATCGCCCACACCGGTGTCCGGGCCGCGCTGGAGGACGTCGAGCTGGATGGTCAGGTGATCCGGGCCGGCGAGTCGGTCACCATCGCCGCGAACGCCGCGAACCGTGACCCGGAGCGGTTCCCGGACCCGGACACGCTCGACCTGCGCCGGCACGCCGCCGGGCACCTGGCTTTCGGCCACGGCATCCACCAGTGCCTGGGGCAGCAGCTGGCCCGCGTCGAAATGCGCGTCGCCATCCCTGCGCTCTTCGCCCGGTTCCCGACGCTGCGCCTGGCGGTCCCGGCCGACGAGGTGCCGCTGCGACACGACATGAGCATCTACGGCGTCCACCGGCTGCCGGTCACCTGGGACTGA
- a CDS encoding siderophore-interacting protein has product MAGKSRPAVRLRVLRTQRLTPHMIRIVAGGPGLADFQPNEFADAYVKMLFPQEGVEYPAPFDMGVIRAEMPREQWPVMRTYTVRYYDPRAGELALDFVHHGDQGLGGPWAASAQPGDELLLAGPGGAYAPGEEADWHLLVGDESALPAIAVALEMMPAGVPVRAFIEVADPAEEQPLATKGDAQIQWLHRSAGDDLVAAVRALEFLPGTVQAFVHGEAGFVRELRRHLLGERGVRKDLLSISGYWRRGKTDEEWRAEKAAERAAEEAAGRS; this is encoded by the coding sequence ATGGCAGGCAAGTCCCGGCCGGCGGTCCGGCTGCGGGTGCTGCGCACCCAGCGGCTGACACCGCACATGATCCGCATTGTCGCCGGTGGGCCAGGGCTGGCCGATTTCCAGCCGAACGAGTTCGCCGACGCCTATGTGAAAATGCTGTTCCCGCAGGAGGGCGTGGAGTACCCGGCGCCGTTCGACATGGGCGTCATCCGCGCCGAGATGCCGCGCGAGCAGTGGCCGGTGATGCGGACCTACACCGTGCGCTACTACGACCCGCGCGCCGGCGAGCTGGCGCTGGACTTCGTGCACCACGGCGACCAGGGGCTCGGCGGCCCGTGGGCGGCGTCCGCCCAGCCGGGTGACGAGCTGCTGCTGGCCGGCCCCGGCGGCGCCTACGCCCCCGGCGAGGAGGCCGACTGGCACCTGCTGGTCGGCGACGAGAGCGCACTGCCCGCGATCGCGGTGGCGCTGGAGATGATGCCGGCCGGTGTGCCGGTGCGGGCGTTCATCGAGGTGGCGGACCCCGCGGAGGAGCAGCCGCTCGCCACCAAGGGGGACGCGCAGATCCAGTGGCTGCACCGGTCCGCCGGGGACGACCTGGTGGCCGCCGTGCGCGCGCTGGAGTTCCTGCCGGGCACCGTGCAGGCCTTCGTCCACGGCGAGGCCGGTTTCGTCCGGGAGCTGCGCCGGCACCTGCTGGGCGAGCGCGGGGTGCGCAAGGACCTGCTGTCGATCTCGGGCTACTGGCGCCGGGGCAAGACGGACGAGGAGTGGCGAGCGGAGAAGGCCGCGGAGCGCGCCGCCGAGGAGGCCGCCGGCCGTTCGTGA
- a CDS encoding vWA domain-containing protein has product MSDLAELAARLCERLRSAGLAVGADRAARFAQAVMLVSPQRTRELYLCALATLTSSPADAQVLASVFATVFDAPDVGAGGAFSAGESTGPSREVRAPTAGSAVDRLATRDFGTLEPAELALLRAAMSEFRLATPLRRSRRKRVSPGGRRADLRETLRVARRTGGEPVRLRRWVSREKPRKLVVLCDISGSMEPYARALLQLLVCAAGGARAEVFTFATRLTRLTRVLQRAPSEALADAGREAPDWSGGTKIGDSLGEFLDTHGARGMARGAVVVVLSDGWETGSPERLGREMARLSRLAYRIVWANPRTASPRFRPATGGMAAAWPYCDAVVSAHRLDAIEDLLTAIAGCSGRD; this is encoded by the coding sequence GTGAGTGACCTGGCGGAGCTGGCGGCGCGGCTGTGCGAGCGGCTGCGGTCCGCCGGCCTGGCGGTCGGCGCGGACCGGGCTGCCCGTTTCGCCCAGGCGGTGATGCTCGTGTCTCCGCAGCGCACGCGCGAGCTCTACCTGTGCGCGCTGGCAACCCTCACCTCGTCCCCGGCCGACGCGCAGGTCCTGGCCAGCGTGTTCGCCACCGTTTTCGACGCGCCCGACGTCGGCGCCGGCGGGGCCTTCAGCGCTGGGGAATCGACCGGTCCGTCCCGGGAGGTGCGGGCGCCCACGGCAGGCAGCGCAGTCGACCGGCTGGCGACCCGCGACTTCGGCACGCTCGAACCCGCGGAGCTGGCGTTGCTGCGCGCCGCGATGAGCGAGTTCCGGCTGGCGACCCCGCTGCGGCGGTCGCGGCGGAAGCGGGTTTCGCCCGGCGGGCGCCGCGCCGACCTGCGGGAGACGTTGCGCGTGGCACGGCGGACCGGGGGCGAGCCGGTCCGGTTGCGGCGCTGGGTGTCGCGCGAGAAGCCGCGGAAGCTCGTCGTGCTGTGCGACATCTCGGGGTCGATGGAGCCCTATGCGCGGGCCCTGCTGCAGCTGCTGGTGTGCGCCGCGGGTGGCGCGCGGGCCGAGGTGTTCACGTTCGCGACGCGTCTCACGCGGCTGACCCGGGTGCTGCAGCGCGCGCCGTCCGAGGCGCTGGCCGACGCGGGGCGGGAGGCGCCGGACTGGTCGGGCGGCACGAAGATCGGTGATTCGCTCGGCGAGTTCCTGGATACCCATGGCGCGCGGGGGATGGCGCGCGGAGCGGTGGTGGTCGTCCTGTCCGACGGGTGGGAGACCGGCAGCCCCGAGCGGCTGGGCCGCGAAATGGCCCGGCTGTCGCGGCTCGCGTACCGGATCGTCTGGGCCAACCCGCGCACGGCCAGCCCGCGGTTCCGGCCGGCGACCGGCGGGATGGCGGCGGCGTGGCCATACTGCGACGCCGTCGTCAGCGCCCACCGGCTGGATGCGATCGAAGACCTGCTGACCGCCATCGCCGGTTGCTCCGGCCGGGATTAG
- a CDS encoding AAA family ATPase, whose translation MTPETVGDLAERLGAAGYLTDDALATALFLAVRMRQPILLEGEPGVGKTQAAKSLAAAMDTPLIRLQCYEGLSSSDALYEWNYPRQLLGIRLAESRGESLAEADLFADDYLLARPLLAAITHPGPRPAVLLIDEVDRADDEFEAFLLELLAESAVTIPELGTRRAVVPPVVVLTSNRTRELHDALKRRCLYHWIAHPEVAQVAAIIRLRVPGVADWLADRVARAVGRMRGFGLYKPPGVAEAISWASALQVLGVAALDGPAVERTLSAVLKYEEDRAVAVERLVEVVGE comes from the coding sequence GTGACGCCTGAGACGGTCGGCGATCTCGCCGAGCGCCTTGGCGCCGCCGGATACCTCACCGACGACGCACTGGCCACCGCCCTGTTCCTCGCGGTCCGGATGCGGCAGCCGATCCTGCTCGAAGGTGAGCCCGGCGTCGGCAAGACCCAGGCGGCCAAGTCGCTGGCGGCGGCCATGGACACGCCGTTGATCCGGTTGCAGTGCTACGAGGGACTGTCCTCTTCGGACGCGCTGTACGAGTGGAACTACCCGCGCCAGCTGCTCGGGATCCGGCTGGCCGAGTCGCGGGGCGAGTCGCTGGCGGAGGCGGACCTCTTCGCCGACGACTACCTGCTGGCGCGGCCGCTGCTGGCGGCGATCACGCACCCCGGACCGCGCCCGGCGGTGCTGCTGATCGACGAGGTCGACCGCGCCGACGACGAGTTCGAGGCGTTCCTGCTCGAACTGCTGGCCGAGTCGGCGGTGACGATCCCGGAGCTGGGGACGCGGCGCGCGGTGGTGCCGCCGGTGGTCGTGCTGACCTCCAACCGGACCCGCGAACTGCACGATGCCCTCAAGCGGCGGTGCCTGTACCACTGGATCGCGCACCCGGAGGTGGCGCAGGTGGCGGCCATCATCCGGTTGCGGGTGCCGGGCGTGGCGGACTGGCTCGCTGACCGTGTGGCGCGGGCGGTGGGGCGGATGCGCGGGTTCGGGCTCTACAAGCCGCCCGGGGTCGCGGAGGCGATCTCGTGGGCCTCGGCGCTGCAGGTGCTCGGTGTGGCCGCACTGGACGGCCCGGCGGTGGAGCGGACGCTGAGCGCGGTGCTCAAGTACGAAGAGGACCGCGCGGTGGCGGTCGAGCGGCTGGTGGAGGTGGTGGGTGAGTGA
- a CDS encoding XdhC family protein: MNGQELRAHAESLRAGRTPFVLATVVRAQRPTSAKPGDCALVLADGTIEGFVGGSCAESTVRQQGIRLLLTGESALLRIQPGAGEQVEEGVVTVGNPCLSGGELEIFLDAQMPPPLVAIHGDGPIARALASVGRVLGYETRVGAELSDDTFAVIVASHGRDEERVLEAAMRADVAYIGLIASEKRGAAVLERLGLSEPGRIHTPAGLPIGARTPAEVAVSVYAELIATRPHPPRRPAEDVEVAAEAVDPVCGMSVAITPEAVQLPYGGRRYYFCGTGCRHAFADEPGRYTGDA; the protein is encoded by the coding sequence ATGAACGGGCAGGAGTTGCGGGCGCACGCGGAGTCCCTGCGTGCGGGCCGGACGCCGTTCGTGCTGGCGACGGTGGTGCGGGCGCAACGCCCCACCAGCGCGAAACCCGGCGACTGCGCGCTGGTGCTCGCCGACGGGACCATCGAGGGTTTCGTCGGCGGGTCCTGCGCCGAGTCGACCGTGCGGCAGCAGGGGATCCGGCTCTTGCTGACCGGCGAGTCGGCGCTGTTGCGGATCCAGCCCGGCGCGGGCGAGCAGGTCGAGGAGGGGGTGGTGACGGTCGGGAACCCGTGCCTGTCCGGCGGCGAGCTGGAGATCTTCCTCGACGCGCAGATGCCGCCGCCGCTGGTGGCGATCCACGGCGACGGGCCGATCGCGCGGGCGCTGGCGTCGGTCGGCCGCGTGCTCGGCTACGAAACGCGGGTGGGCGCCGAGCTGTCCGACGACACGTTCGCGGTGATCGTGGCGTCGCACGGCCGGGACGAGGAACGCGTGCTGGAGGCGGCGATGCGGGCGGACGTGGCCTACATCGGGCTGATCGCCAGCGAGAAACGCGGCGCGGCGGTGCTGGAGCGGCTGGGGCTGTCCGAGCCCGGCCGCATCCACACCCCGGCCGGCCTGCCGATCGGGGCGCGGACGCCGGCCGAGGTCGCGGTTTCGGTGTACGCGGAGCTGATCGCGACCCGCCCGCACCCGCCGCGGCGCCCGGCCGAGGACGTCGAGGTGGCCGCCGAGGCGGTCGACCCGGTGTGCGGCATGAGCGTCGCGATCACGCCGGAAGCGGTGCAGCTGCCCTACGGCGGGCGGCGGTACTACTTCTGCGGGACCGGATGCCGTCACGCGTTCGCCGACGAGCCGGGCAGGTACACCGGTGACGCCTGA